One genomic region from Siniperca chuatsi isolate FFG_IHB_CAS linkage group LG18, ASM2008510v1, whole genome shotgun sequence encodes:
- the LOC122865525 gene encoding mucin-1-like, whose product MRQDLQPYLDSRPASHQPALQPAGLQSASQPANQVVPQAVAVLARSGKSSRTKCGSHSGSPAPLPSGSPAPLPSGSPAPLPSGSPAPLPSGSPAPLPSSSLLDSLLDRSCLLSRLDHSSTNPSPPLDRNRLLPRLDCSSTNPLLPLDHSLLLPQMDYLPLHIIRQLLYKISDSFSNVDGNLQDKVYSRQVVDYGSVMQSLEQPMSQCLKRKPK is encoded by the coding sequence ATGAGGCAAGATTTGCAGCCCTACCTCGACTCCCGGCccgccagtcatcagcctgcactcCAGCCTGctggtctccagtcagcatctcagcctgctaACCAGGTGGTACCTCAGGCTGTTGCTGTCTTGGCGCGTTCTGGGAAATCCTCCAGGACGAAGTGTGGCTCCCACAGCGGCTCGCCTGCTCCGCTGCCCAGCGGCTCGCCTGCTCCGCTGCCCAGCGGCTCGCCTGCTCCGCTGCCCAGCGGCTCGCCTGCTCCGCTGCCCAGCGGCTCGCCTGCTCCGCTGcccagcagcagcctcctggactccctgctggatcgcagttgcctcctttcccggctggatcacagcagcaccaacccctcgccgccgctggatcgcaaccGCCTTTTGCCCcggctggattgcagcagcaccaatcccttgtTGCCGCTGGATCACAGCCTCCTCCTGCCCCAGATGGACTACCTACCACTACACATCATACGCCAGTTACTTTATAAGATCAGTGATTCTTTCAGTAATGTTGATGGTAACTTACAGGATAAAGTCTATTCCAGGCAGGTTGTTGATTATGGGAGTGTAATGCAATCACTTGAGCAGCCTATGTCCCAATGTCTCAAACgcaaaccaaaataa